Proteins from one Sabethes cyaneus chromosome 2, idSabCyanKW18_F2, whole genome shotgun sequence genomic window:
- the LOC128737586 gene encoding suppressor of cytokine signaling 6 codes for MEDQSDSMYRFKWFMSLSRRRSPRMDLYKENNSADKLANNNNGMFFTLRKRFQTKLTSIKVKAYEPKIVSIQNDSSNPPESDRTTNNSFATNNDFARIVIERHSQNPIRFSSPDTDSPEREFSTIFTSTSNTDSPATTVFRPELNVEVASSLDTMMEEMRNDLLKYGWYWGKLTRAAAQKRLARQDNGTFLVRDSQTEKYQFTVSFRSSGITLHCRIDYKNKYWSFSGLTTPTQCETMIDLIEDTMKKSEFGIIGFVKQTSPLTPPFPVRLTKPINRFYEVSSLQHLCRFIIRQRIDSKNIIYLPLPSKLKEYIDENFHDI; via the exons ATGGAAGACCAGAGTGATAGCATGTACCGTTTCAAATGGTTTATGTCATTATCTAGAAGACGATCGCCAAGAATGGATCTATACAAGGAAAATAACAGTGCTGATAAGCTAGCAAATAATAACAACGGAATGTTTTTCACCCTTCGGAAGCGTTTTCAAACAAAACTTACTTCTATTAAAGTGAAAGCATATGAGCCTAAAATAGTTTCAATCCAAAATGATAGCAGCAATCCTCCAGAAAGcgatcgaacaacaaacaattcaTTTGCCACCAATAATGACTTTGCTCGTATCGTGATTGAAAGGCACAGTCAAAACCCTATCCGATTTTCATCTCCAGACACAGATTCACCGGAAAGAGAATTTTCAACAATATTCACATCTACGTCGAATACGGATTCACCAGCTACTACAGTTTTTCGACCTGAATTAAATGTTGAAGTTGCTTCTAGCTTAGATACAATGATGGAGGAGATGAGAAATGATCTGCTCAAATATGGTTGGTATTGGGGTAAATTAACACGCGCAGCTGCCCAGAAACGTCTTGCTAGACAAGATAATGGAACTTTCCTAGTCCGTGATTCGCAGACGGAAAAGTATCAGTTTACCGTGAGTTTTCGCAGTTCGGGAATTACATTACATTGTCGAATTGATTACAAGAACAAATATTG GTCTTTTTCGGGTTTGACGACGCCCACCCAGTGTGAAACTATGATTGATTTGATTGAAGATACTATGAAAAAATCTGAGTTTGGGATTATTGGTTTTGTAAAGCAAACATCACCTCTGACTCCACCGTTTCCTGTGCGACTAACGAAACCAATCAATAGATTTTATGAAGTTTCCTCACTGCAACATTTGTGCAGATTTATTATCCGACAAAGAATcgattcaaaaaatattatctaTTTGCCACTGCCTAGTAAACTCAAAGAATATATTGatgaaaattttcatgatatATAA